A single genomic interval of Alistipes provencensis harbors:
- a CDS encoding polysaccharide biosynthesis protein yields the protein MLYRLLSRLGAEKYLSSRYFSSWLILVIDTCVSVFSTFIAYLLIRGLFPNPVFTFWYGLWLLAGSCVLSVVPFVLFRTFRSIIRHSTLREIWKLGAAVLFKDILLFGYVLLLPQKPYPPFTAISLGFLLDALVTLFLLLGLRLCMIVVYDLIKLKQTRRDNCSRVLVYGTGDKSVSLVPRLQNSPHYRVAGFLTYGKRLRNHTVADCPVYYFEDAGSMEYLRDRFDIDAVLFATNDDAQEEQERLINYCAEKGVKVLISPPIDEVIDGKIMKQSIREIKIEDLLGRPEIEISMSEIEANFAGKTVLVTGAAGSIGSELCRQLATFGVKELILFDNGETPMHNLRLELEERYPELHFEPVIGDIRIERRLDFAFRTYRPQVVFHAAAYKHVPLMEENPCEAVLVNVAGTRNVADKCLAYDVEKMVMISTDKAVNPTNVMGCTKRLAEIYVQSLGLSIEQGVTKGKTKFVTTRFGNVLGSNGSVIPRFREQIAKGGPVTVTHPDITRFFMTIPEACRLVMEAATMSGGNEIFVFDMGVSVKIAHLARRMIELAGFEPERDIKIEYTGLRPGEKLYEEVLSNKENTLPTPHDRIRIAKVREYDYGEAQEVAEELETLSRSVNIPDMIRLMKRTVPEFKSKNSVFEAYDNRKTEV from the coding sequence ATGCTTTACCGCCTGCTGTCACGGCTGGGTGCTGAAAAGTACCTGTCGTCACGCTATTTTTCGTCGTGGTTGATTCTCGTTATCGACACGTGCGTTTCGGTCTTTTCCACCTTTATTGCGTATTTGCTGATACGCGGTCTTTTTCCGAACCCGGTCTTTACCTTCTGGTACGGCCTGTGGCTGCTGGCGGGTTCGTGTGTGCTGAGTGTCGTTCCGTTCGTCCTTTTCCGCACGTTCCGGAGCATCATCCGCCACTCAACGCTGCGTGAGATCTGGAAACTCGGCGCCGCGGTTCTCTTCAAGGACATCCTGCTGTTCGGCTATGTCCTGCTCCTTCCCCAAAAACCATATCCGCCGTTTACGGCAATCTCCCTGGGCTTCCTGCTGGATGCCCTGGTCACCCTGTTCCTGCTGCTGGGCCTGCGCCTCTGCATGATCGTTGTCTACGACCTGATCAAGCTGAAGCAGACGCGCCGCGACAACTGCAGCCGGGTGCTGGTTTACGGCACGGGCGACAAGTCGGTGTCGCTGGTTCCGCGGCTGCAGAACTCGCCCCACTATCGCGTGGCGGGGTTCCTGACATACGGTAAGCGCCTGCGGAACCATACGGTCGCGGACTGTCCGGTCTACTATTTCGAGGATGCCGGAAGCATGGAGTACCTGCGCGACCGTTTCGATATCGATGCCGTGCTGTTCGCCACGAACGACGATGCGCAGGAGGAGCAGGAGCGCCTGATCAATTACTGCGCAGAAAAAGGCGTCAAGGTGCTGATATCGCCGCCGATCGACGAGGTCATCGACGGCAAGATCATGAAGCAGTCGATCCGCGAGATCAAGATCGAAGACCTGCTGGGACGCCCCGAGATCGAGATTTCGATGTCGGAGATCGAGGCCAACTTCGCGGGTAAGACGGTGCTTGTGACGGGTGCCGCCGGATCGATCGGCTCGGAGCTGTGCCGTCAGTTGGCGACGTTCGGGGTGAAGGAACTGATCCTGTTCGACAACGGGGAGACCCCGATGCACAACCTGCGGTTGGAACTGGAGGAGCGTTATCCGGAGTTGCATTTCGAACCGGTTATCGGGGATATCCGCATCGAACGGCGTCTGGATTTTGCATTCCGGACCTACCGTCCCCAGGTGGTATTTCACGCCGCGGCGTACAAGCACGTTCCGCTGATGGAGGAAAATCCCTGCGAGGCCGTGCTGGTGAATGTTGCCGGAACGCGCAACGTGGCGGACAAGTGTCTGGCGTACGATGTGGAGAAGATGGTGATGATCTCGACGGACAAGGCAGTGAACCCGACGAATGTGATGGGTTGCACGAAACGCCTTGCGGAGATTTATGTGCAGTCGTTGGGGCTGTCGATCGAGCAGGGCGTAACGAAAGGCAAGACAAAATTCGTGACGACGCGTTTCGGGAATGTGTTGGGGTCGAACGGTTCGGTGATTCCGCGTTTCCGGGAGCAGATTGCCAAGGGCGGTCCGGTGACGGTTACACACCCGGATATCACGCGTTTCTTTATGACGATCCCGGAGGCCTGCCGGCTGGTGATGGAGGCGGCCACGATGTCCGGGGGCAACGAGATTTTCGTCTTCGACATGGGCGTTTCGGTGAAGATTGCCCACCTGGCCCGGCGGATGATCGAGTTGGCGGGCTTCGAGCCCGAACGGGATATCAAAATCGAATATACGGGCCTGCGGCCGGGTGAGAAACTCTACGAGGAGGTGCTGTCGAACAAGGAGAACACGCTTCCGACGCCCCACGACCGCATCCGAATTGCGAAGGTTCGGGAATACGACTATGGCGAAGCTCAGGAGGTCGCCGAGGAACTCGAGACGCTGTCGCGTTCCGTGAACATCCCGGACATGATCCGCCTGATGAAGCGGACCGTGCCGGAGTTCAAATCAAAAAATTCTGTATTCGAAGCATACGATAACCGGAAAACCGAGGTTTAG
- a CDS encoding UpxY family transcription antiterminator, which produces MFDQHGDEEHWYALKVFYNRVFEVERFLAQDGVKSYIPLRCVETTVGGRTIRRREPAVSSLMFVRGPEQYVLELTKRLKNTTPLMTYFDRDTRKPAVISDLEMNVFMLVTSTDDPGLEYLGEEPSDLRSGDRVRVTEGPFKGAEGYIKRIKGNRRLIVSIEGVVAVATTYIPGCFLEKIA; this is translated from the coding sequence ATGTTCGATCAGCACGGCGACGAAGAACACTGGTATGCACTGAAAGTTTTTTACAACCGGGTGTTCGAGGTCGAAAGATTTCTCGCACAGGACGGGGTGAAGAGCTATATTCCGCTGCGCTGCGTGGAAACGACCGTCGGCGGGCGGACCATCCGGCGGCGCGAGCCGGCCGTTTCGTCGCTGATGTTCGTTCGCGGGCCCGAGCAATATGTACTCGAATTGACCAAGCGGCTGAAGAACACGACTCCCCTGATGACCTATTTCGACCGGGACACCCGGAAACCGGCTGTCATTTCCGACCTCGAGATGAACGTTTTCATGCTGGTCACCTCGACCGACGATCCCGGGCTGGAATACCTCGGCGAAGAGCCTTCGGACCTGCGTTCGGGCGACCGGGTGCGCGTCACGGAGGGGCCTTTCAAGGGGGCTGAAGGGTATATCAAACGCATCAAGGGCAACCGGCGCCTGATCGTCTCGATCGAAGGCGTCGTAGCCGTGGCGACGACTTATATTCCGGGGTGTTTCCTGGAGAAGATCGCCTGA
- a CDS encoding phage integrase SAM-like domain-containing protein, with the protein MDATISVICFKSKTLANGEHPLMLRITKDRKRTMKSLGVSVHPSNWDFDRNEPKPKCPDRKYIQQIILKVKSEYQTKLLEKAARDEDYTAETLVKEQSREQIQSETVESFYLRTVEQLKREGAVGNAYAYLNSYNVLKSFNADKPLSYTFGQIDEAFLSAFEGWMRSKGNKETTLSFQMRTLRDIAKRLKIKATVTTYVARHSYAGVQKSGVGAVVSCDAAGNQRWVFTPDPAGKIDFSGPVLGADGTVYISVNKVGGQIAALDGQTGRQIWQYLCADGFGGTPAVDCYGNIHCGDNAGWYHVVKPDGTLLFKKRLGTNMWSSPVIADDGMVYVNLKDGAACKLIAFDMGLTGPANSPWPQRACTAAHMALQR; encoded by the coding sequence ATGGACGCCACCATTTCAGTTATTTGCTTCAAAAGCAAAACCCTCGCCAACGGGGAGCATCCGCTTATGTTGCGCATCACAAAAGACCGCAAGCGGACGATGAAGAGTTTAGGCGTGTCGGTACATCCGTCGAATTGGGATTTCGACCGTAACGAACCTAAACCCAAGTGTCCCGACCGCAAGTACATTCAGCAAATCATTCTGAAAGTCAAATCCGAGTATCAAACCAAGTTGTTGGAGAAAGCCGCCCGCGATGAAGATTATACGGCTGAAACGCTCGTAAAGGAGCAATCCCGTGAGCAAATTCAGTCCGAGACGGTCGAGAGTTTCTATTTGCGGACGGTGGAACAACTCAAACGGGAGGGAGCCGTCGGCAATGCCTATGCCTATCTGAACTCCTACAACGTGCTGAAATCTTTTAACGCAGATAAACCGCTGTCCTATACGTTCGGTCAGATAGACGAAGCATTTTTGAGTGCTTTCGAGGGGTGGATGCGGTCGAAAGGCAACAAGGAAACGACATTGAGTTTTCAGATGCGGACTTTGCGGGATATTGCCAAACGGTTGAAAATTAAAGCAACTGTTACAACCTATGTGGCAAGGCACTCATACGCCGGGGTACAGAAAAGTGGTGTAGGAGCCGTTGTTTCCTGCGACGCGGCGGGTAATCAACGTTGGGTGTTCACGCCCGATCCGGCTGGAAAGATCGATTTCAGCGGTCCGGTGCTGGGCGCCGACGGCACGGTCTATATCTCGGTGAACAAGGTCGGCGGACAGATTGCCGCCCTCGACGGCCAGACCGGGCGGCAGATATGGCAGTATCTCTGCGCCGACGGATTCGGCGGTACGCCCGCCGTGGACTGCTACGGCAATATCCACTGCGGCGACAATGCGGGCTGGTACCACGTCGTCAAACCCGACGGAACGCTGCTCTTCAAGAAACGGCTGGGGACCAATATGTGGTCCTCGCCGGTGATCGCCGATGACGGGATGGTCTATGTCAACCTGAAGGACGGCGCGGCCTGCAAGCTGATCGCGTTCGACATGGGGTTGACGGGGCCGGCGAACTCCCCGTGGCCGCAGCGTGCCTGCACCGCTGCCCACATGGCGCTGCAACGATAG
- a CDS encoding site-specific integrase — MSSTLHFQPRFDNPDSKGRYAIRLCITKCRRRKYIALKIFADPEFWDKDNETFIIQTKLKDPQQKAANKQRICDNALLERYKVRAREIIEKFELSHKDWTLNQFEDAFVNTSKQNKFKPYLENHIRTLQETGHIGNAACYSETLRMLQHYDPKLGQRLFPDIDLKYVNGFDIYLQKRGNKGNTRKYYLKALRAILNRAIQEGEASSDTYPFGKGKFEIAKLEEVTAKRYLSSDTFEMIKSTQAHNPQAEYARQLFLFSYYCFGMSFIDMAYLTSDNIVSQNGIDYIIYKRHKIQHQKNVVPIHIQLNESIQALLKTLRDESPTVDDFLLPIVTCAGYSGEKLYNHIRGRYRKYSKYLNLLAEEFNIQELRLTSYVSRHTMAMTMQRNKIQRDVISQVLGHADLKTTNVYLDSFDNSVVDEAARVL; from the coding sequence ATGAGCTCGACTTTACATTTTCAACCTCGCTTCGACAACCCTGATAGCAAGGGGCGTTATGCCATTCGGCTATGTATCACCAAATGCAGGCGACGAAAATACATAGCTCTCAAGATTTTTGCAGACCCTGAATTCTGGGACAAAGATAATGAAACATTTATCATCCAAACCAAATTAAAAGATCCACAACAAAAAGCCGCAAATAAACAACGTATCTGTGACAATGCTCTGCTGGAGCGTTATAAAGTTCGCGCAAGGGAAATTATTGAGAAATTTGAACTTTCACACAAAGACTGGACATTGAATCAGTTTGAGGATGCATTTGTAAATACATCAAAACAGAACAAATTCAAACCTTATTTAGAGAATCATATCCGAACTCTTCAAGAAACCGGACATATCGGAAATGCCGCCTGTTATTCAGAGACACTCCGCATGCTACAACATTACGATCCCAAATTAGGACAACGTCTGTTCCCTGACATAGACCTAAAATACGTTAATGGCTTCGACATATATTTACAAAAACGAGGCAACAAAGGCAATACCCGGAAATATTATCTCAAAGCCTTACGAGCCATCCTGAATCGGGCAATTCAAGAAGGAGAAGCATCCAGCGATACCTATCCATTCGGAAAAGGTAAATTTGAGATTGCCAAGTTAGAAGAGGTTACAGCCAAACGGTACCTATCAAGCGACACGTTCGAAATGATCAAATCGACTCAGGCACACAATCCACAAGCGGAATACGCGCGACAGCTTTTTCTCTTTTCCTATTATTGCTTCGGAATGTCATTCATCGATATGGCCTACTTGACCTCAGATAATATCGTCAGCCAAAACGGAATTGACTATATCATTTACAAGCGGCACAAGATTCAACATCAAAAGAATGTTGTTCCAATTCATATTCAACTCAATGAATCAATTCAAGCACTCTTAAAAACACTTCGGGATGAATCACCGACAGTCGACGATTTTCTACTTCCGATTGTTACTTGTGCAGGTTATTCCGGAGAGAAACTTTACAACCACATCCGGGGACGTTATCGGAAATACAGTAAATATCTGAATCTGCTGGCAGAGGAATTTAATATACAAGAACTTCGCTTGACCAGTTATGTCAGCCGACATACCATGGCAATGACGATGCAGCGTAATAAAATTCAACGGGATGTGATTTCCCAGGTATTGGGACATGCTGACCTAAAAACAACGAACGTTTATCTCGATAGCTTTGATAACAGCGTCGTAGATGAAGCAGCAAGAGTCCTATAA
- a CDS encoding ATP-binding protein has translation MDERFAALKKYNFWDGNVPATGFPRIHYTNKIAEYIGNKLVKVLVGQRRSGKSYLLRQIAQRQIKAGADPRNVFYINKEFTDFDFLTDYKELEKLLKLYRAELKPKGKVWLFIDEIQNIDGWEHFVNSHSQDFIDDYEIFVSGSNSKMLSGELATLLSGRYISFEVFPLSFNEYIGITHKEFSKANYIDYMEDGALPELFMLPNEETKRNYVSAIKDTVLLRDIIQRHNIKDAKLLEDIFVYLVNNASCLISITGITNYFKSNGRRVSYDTVSNYIGYIEDAFMIHKAERYDIRGKDTISGNCKYYINDLAFKNYLYPGFGYGIGYKLENLVYLELRRAGFKVYVGTVQNKEVDFVAWKGDRTIYLQCTYAMTEEATIRREYAPLEAIQDNFEKIVVSLDDVAFPSNNGIRHLQAWHLEELF, from the coding sequence ATGGACGAAAGATTTGCCGCCCTAAAGAAATACAATTTCTGGGATGGAAATGTTCCGGCGACTGGATTTCCCCGGATACATTACACAAACAAAATTGCAGAATACATCGGCAATAAACTGGTTAAAGTATTGGTGGGCCAACGCCGATCAGGGAAAAGCTATCTCCTGCGACAGATAGCCCAACGCCAGATAAAGGCAGGAGCCGATCCAAGAAACGTATTCTATATCAACAAAGAATTCACGGATTTCGATTTCTTAACGGACTATAAAGAATTAGAAAAACTCCTGAAATTATATAGAGCCGAATTAAAGCCCAAAGGAAAAGTCTGGCTATTCATCGACGAAATTCAGAACATAGATGGCTGGGAACATTTCGTAAACTCACATTCCCAAGATTTCATTGACGATTACGAAATATTTGTCAGTGGTTCAAACTCAAAAATGCTTTCTGGAGAATTAGCAACGCTGCTATCTGGACGCTATATATCATTCGAAGTATTCCCGTTGAGTTTCAATGAATATATTGGCATCACACACAAAGAATTCTCCAAAGCAAACTACATAGATTACATGGAGGACGGAGCCCTGCCTGAACTCTTCATGTTGCCGAATGAAGAAACAAAGCGTAATTATGTATCAGCCATTAAAGATACCGTTCTCCTCCGAGATATAATTCAACGGCATAATATCAAAGATGCCAAACTGTTGGAGGATATCTTCGTCTATTTAGTAAACAATGCCTCCTGTTTGATTTCGATAACCGGCATTACCAACTATTTCAAGAGCAACGGTCGTAGAGTGTCTTACGATACCGTTTCAAACTACATCGGATATATCGAAGACGCTTTTATGATACATAAGGCCGAGCGATACGACATTCGGGGGAAGGATACGATTTCAGGAAATTGCAAATATTACATCAATGACCTTGCTTTTAAAAATTACCTCTATCCCGGATTCGGATACGGCATCGGCTACAAACTGGAAAACCTGGTCTATCTGGAACTTCGCCGGGCAGGTTTCAAGGTTTATGTGGGCACGGTCCAAAATAAAGAAGTAGATTTCGTAGCCTGGAAAGGCGATAGAACCATCTACTTGCAATGTACATATGCCATGACTGAAGAGGCGACCATCCGTCGAGAATATGCCCCACTAGAAGCGATTCAAGATAATTTTGAAAAAATCGTCGTATCACTCGACGATGTGGCTTTCCCATCGAACAACGGAATCCGACATCTCCAAGCCTGGCATCTTGAGGAACTATTCTAA
- a CDS encoding helix-turn-helix transcriptional regulator, producing the protein MTNFSISPDSPIAMMTVGQLKAAITECLQNAGKMSNAEPVPELMDTAEVATLTGYSKSTIYQLTSTHQIPFHRPAHGGRKIVFKRSEILAWMQAEKIQTIDEYCNSQNL; encoded by the coding sequence ATGACAAATTTTAGCATCTCACCCGACTCGCCCATCGCAATGATGACGGTTGGACAATTAAAAGCAGCGATTACCGAATGCTTGCAGAACGCAGGCAAGATGTCAAATGCAGAACCGGTCCCAGAACTCATGGATACGGCCGAGGTCGCGACACTTACTGGCTACAGCAAGTCGACTATCTACCAACTGACCTCGACGCACCAGATTCCGTTCCACCGACCTGCACACGGCGGACGCAAAATTGTTTTCAAGCGTTCGGAAATCTTAGCCTGGATGCAGGCGGAAAAAATCCAGACTATCGATGAGTATTGTAATTCACAAAACCTGTAA
- a CDS encoding PriCT-2 domain-containing protein, translating into MSNNNPSYKVSLFRNFRETYPVATIELGSWLCSDEFRLPIEAIRKSQNPEERRALKASLPCITPSGIFQQRNANQLIQHSGLLCIDIDGAENPHISDWEVLKQEVASFPGLYYAGLSASGRGIFLLIKIANPQRHDVYFRAIAEDLKKQGIIVDMHCRDLARLRGASYDPHPVLIPVPEAYCKMVYQRPNIRLHVPISCSGRSDTTAHRVERLLSLIERTNTNIADDYDTWLRIGCSLASEYGESGRRYFHTVSRQSAKYHPTQCDRQYDHCMLNCSKSSIGTFFFICKSFNLTLSI; encoded by the coding sequence ATGAGCAATAATAACCCTTCCTATAAGGTTTCCCTTTTCAGGAACTTCCGGGAAACTTATCCCGTAGCTACTATCGAGCTTGGCTCTTGGCTCTGCTCCGATGAGTTCCGCCTCCCCATTGAGGCCATCCGTAAAAGCCAAAACCCGGAGGAACGCCGGGCACTCAAAGCATCCCTGCCTTGCATTACGCCCAGCGGGATCTTTCAGCAACGGAATGCCAATCAGCTCATCCAGCATAGCGGGCTGTTGTGCATCGACATCGATGGAGCCGAGAACCCACATATCTCGGACTGGGAAGTCCTCAAACAGGAGGTAGCTTCCTTCCCTGGCCTTTATTACGCAGGTTTGTCAGCAAGCGGCCGCGGCATATTCCTTCTGATCAAAATTGCGAATCCGCAACGACACGATGTCTACTTCCGCGCTATTGCCGAAGACTTAAAGAAACAGGGGATAATCGTAGATATGCACTGTCGAGACTTAGCCCGTTTGCGAGGGGCTAGTTATGATCCTCACCCGGTGCTTATACCAGTTCCAGAGGCATACTGCAAGATGGTCTATCAACGTCCGAATATCCGGCTCCATGTGCCTATCTCTTGCTCTGGACGCAGCGATACGACCGCCCACCGTGTCGAGCGGCTGTTATCACTGATCGAACGAACGAATACGAACATCGCTGATGACTACGATACTTGGCTGCGAATCGGATGTTCTCTGGCTTCAGAGTACGGAGAGAGTGGCCGTAGGTACTTCCATACGGTCAGCCGCCAGTCCGCAAAATACCACCCCACTCAATGCGACCGGCAATACGACCACTGCATGCTCAACTGTTCAAAGTCATCTATCGGAACATTCTTTTTCATTTGCAAAAGTTTTAACCTAACTTTAAGTATTTAA
- a CDS encoding DUF6291 domain-containing protein, with protein MRKLTLTKPKSFVMYADMLGCFEALSPEECKDLIIGIFKYHIDGQFSSSNRIVQIAFEQMRPHFDRNAAKYQATCERKREWAEKQHLKHKTKASKNEQNSNSANNESLNNEPW; from the coding sequence ATGAGAAAATTAACACTAACAAAACCGAAAAGTTTCGTGATGTATGCCGACATGCTCGGTTGTTTTGAAGCACTCTCTCCTGAAGAGTGCAAAGACCTGATTATTGGTATTTTCAAGTACCACATAGATGGACAGTTCTCCAGTTCCAATCGGATCGTCCAGATTGCCTTTGAACAAATGCGACCACATTTCGATCGCAACGCCGCCAAATATCAGGCGACCTGCGAAAGAAAACGGGAATGGGCTGAAAAGCAGCATCTGAAGCACAAGACAAAAGCATCGAAGAACGAGCAAAATAGCAATTCAGCAAATAACGAATCACTAAACAACGAACCATGGTAA
- a CDS encoding P-loop NTPase family protein — protein MVRRHYSSFDELLQVMKESKLPVPTALQEIQEIKVPDATKWLKVFCAEIYRRMGIAPKWQPEYDQIANWLADNQHKGLVLWGDPGRGKTTFVRFILPAIFTWQGIASKWVGDESELETPDDLQSEIVTLKSKRAIFITHVGEDRTGKERSLSPFDKLIREAERRGILIVISTDCTISELEEKYGTVTIRRLKSITHGIKVSEANLTNKYPLPKEKPQQEQAQQTDTSTTAPANESVAPEGVEPTAVHEASNSSTGTVSPTQSDVA, from the coding sequence ATGGTAAGAAGACATTATTCGTCTTTTGACGAACTACTGCAAGTAATGAAGGAAAGCAAATTACCGGTCCCCACTGCACTGCAAGAAATTCAGGAAATTAAGGTCCCTGATGCAACGAAGTGGCTAAAAGTATTCTGTGCAGAAATTTACAGGCGCATGGGAATTGCCCCTAAGTGGCAACCTGAATATGATCAGATTGCCAACTGGTTGGCAGACAACCAGCACAAAGGTCTTGTGCTCTGGGGTGATCCGGGACGGGGAAAAACAACCTTCGTAAGATTCATCCTACCGGCAATTTTTACATGGCAAGGTATTGCCTCCAAATGGGTTGGGGATGAAAGTGAGCTTGAAACTCCCGACGACCTTCAGTCTGAGATTGTAACTTTAAAGTCTAAACGGGCAATCTTCATCACTCATGTTGGCGAAGACCGAACCGGGAAAGAGCGTTCGCTGTCTCCATTCGACAAGCTCATCCGGGAAGCCGAGCGACGTGGGATACTGATCGTCATCTCTACGGATTGTACGATTAGCGAATTGGAGGAAAAATATGGAACGGTGACTATTCGGCGCCTGAAGAGCATCACCCATGGAATCAAGGTCTCGGAAGCAAACTTGACAAACAAGTATCCGTTACCGAAGGAAAAGCCTCAGCAGGAACAAGCGCAGCAAACTGACACATCAACAACTGCACCAGCCAATGAGTCAGTAGCTCCTGAGGGAGTAGAGCCTACGGCCGTCCATGAGGCCTCAAACAGTTCCACTGGTACCGTATCTCCGACACAATCGGACGTGGCTTAG
- a CDS encoding AAA family ATPase yields MKPNNPFLISGYYSPEYFCNRVKETQTITDALYNGRNITLIAPRRMGKTGLIKHVFHRLKEQQADIVTLYMDIYSTQNLGDFVRLFATTVLGQLDSAPQKALSRVAQFIKSCRPVFMFDELTGQPKVTIEIAPATEEATLKEIFDYLKSSDRRCYIAIDEFQQITEYPEKGVEALLRSYIQFIPNVNFIFAGSKQHVMQEMFLSAKKPFYQSTQTFSIDQIERNAYYDFAAGFFALQHRELTRSTFDTIYDRFDGHTWYIQSILNRLYGYSAVIDKKLAAYAVAEIIEESTYVYENLLKAYPAGSVRLLKAIASEGCVKEILSGDFIARHRLKAASSVNSAIKKLVSSEMVYKTEAGYIVYDRFMGEWLRNRGF; encoded by the coding sequence ATGAAGCCGAACAATCCATTTCTCATTTCAGGCTATTACAGTCCTGAATACTTCTGCAATCGTGTAAAGGAGACGCAGACAATCACTGACGCCCTTTATAACGGACGCAACATCACGTTGATCGCTCCACGGCGTATGGGTAAGACCGGGCTTATCAAGCATGTTTTCCATCGGCTCAAAGAGCAGCAGGCGGATATTGTAACGCTCTACATGGACATCTATTCGACACAGAACCTCGGCGATTTCGTGCGTCTTTTCGCCACTACCGTACTAGGCCAATTGGACTCCGCTCCGCAGAAAGCCCTGAGCCGCGTAGCGCAGTTCATCAAGAGCTGTCGTCCGGTCTTTATGTTCGACGAACTGACCGGACAACCGAAAGTAACCATCGAAATCGCTCCGGCCACGGAAGAGGCGACCCTGAAGGAGATCTTCGACTACCTGAAATCTTCCGACAGGCGTTGTTATATCGCCATCGACGAGTTTCAGCAGATCACCGAATATCCTGAAAAGGGGGTTGAAGCGTTGCTACGCTCCTATATTCAGTTTATACCAAATGTGAATTTCATCTTTGCCGGAAGCAAGCAACACGTCATGCAGGAGATGTTCCTGTCGGCAAAAAAGCCCTTCTACCAAAGTACGCAGACCTTCTCCATAGATCAGATCGAACGAAATGCCTATTATGATTTCGCCGCCGGCTTTTTCGCATTACAACACCGCGAACTCACGCGTTCGACCTTCGATACGATTTATGATCGTTTCGACGGGCATACATGGTATATCCAAAGCATTTTGAATCGCCTGTACGGTTATTCGGCTGTCATCGACAAGAAGCTGGCAGCTTATGCCGTCGCGGAAATCATCGAAGAATCTACTTATGTCTACGAGAATCTGCTCAAGGCCTACCCTGCCGGAAGCGTCCGCCTGCTTAAGGCCATTGCGTCGGAAGGATGCGTGAAGGAGATTCTTTCCGGCGATTTTATCGCCAGGCATAGGCTCAAGGCTGCCAGCAGCGTAAACAGCGCCATCAAGAAACTGGTAAGCAGCGAGATGGTCTATAAAACCGAGGCCGGTTATATTGTTTACGACCGCTTTATGGGCGAGTGGCTTCGCAACCGGGGATTCTGA